The proteins below are encoded in one region of Brachionichthys hirsutus isolate HB-005 chromosome 12, CSIRO-AGI_Bhir_v1, whole genome shotgun sequence:
- the cops8 gene encoding COP9 signalosome complex subunit 8, protein MPAAVVMEENYDKILEQCEAQELEAPGGITTPQVYAQLLALYLLHNDMNNARYLWKRTPQAIKSATPELTAIWGVGQRIWQRDFPGIYTAIAGYQWSENILPVMEALREGSRQRAYSLVAQAYTSIAADDFAAFVGYSVEEAVKGVVSQGWQADASTRMVMPQKPDPPPVSLVPNEQQLARLTDYVAFLEN, encoded by the exons ATGCCTGCTGCTGTGGTAATGGAGGAAAATTACGATAAGATATTAGAACAATGCGAAGCTCAAGAGCTCGAG GCTCCAGGGGGCATCACTACCCCTCAAGTCTACGCGCAGCTGCTGGCGCTCTATTTGCTGCACAATGACAT GAATAATGCCAGATATCTGTGGAAACGAACTCCCCAAGCCATAAAATCG GCGACCCCCGAGCTGACGGCTATCTGGGGCGTCGGCCAGCGCATTTGGCAGCGAGACTTTCCAGGCATCTACACGGCCATCGCAGGCTACCAGTGGTCGGAGAACATCCTGCCCGTCATGGAAGCGCTTCGAG AGGGCAGCCGCCAGCGGGCCTACAGCCTCGTGGCCCAGGCCTACACCTCCATCGCGGCGGACGACTTCGCCGCTTTCGTGGGCTACTCGGTGGAGGAGGCGGTGAAAG GTGTGGTGAGTCAGGGCTGGCAGGCCGACGCCTCCACCAGGATGGTCATGCCCCAAAAGCCAG ATCCTCCCCCCGTCTCTTTGGTTCCAAACGAGCAGCAGTTGGCCCGACTCACTGACTACGTGGCGTTCCTCGAGAACTGA
- the trim63b gene encoding LOW QUALITY PROTEIN: E3 ubiquitin-protein ligase TRIM63 (The sequence of the model RefSeq protein was modified relative to this genomic sequence to represent the inferred CDS: inserted 1 base in 1 codon), protein MDIQRSGSMVRPPSPMDSLEKQLSCPICLDMFTKPVVILPCQHNLCRGCASDLYDSRNPYRFSGGVFRCPTCRFEVVLDRHGVHGLQRNLLVENIIDIYKQQQEVSGGGGNTENLKPKESKEPLCQEHEDEKINIYCVTCQVPTCSMCKVFGQHKDCEVAPLASIYQAQKGDLSNAIDTLVSSNGRLQALLNQMDDACRTVQENSQRAKQGLAERFDLLYAILEDRKTHLLDQIGKEQDEKVAALRALAKXYGERLQAGTELTDAAVRALEQGGSAEFLVASKGLIAQTKDAAKCSMGEDRPEPGFEKMDHFTLSTEHVEAVLAKMDFGAGDDDEFEDAEEEEEEEEEEEEEEEEEEE, encoded by the exons ATGGACATCCAGAGGAGCGGCTCTATGGTTCGGCCCCCGAGCCCCATGGACAGCCTGGAGAAGCAGCTGAGCTGCCCCATCTGCCTGGACATGTTCACCAAGCCGGTGGTCATCCTGCCCTGCCAGCACAACTTGTGCCGCGGCTGCGCCAGCGACCTCTACGACTCGCGCAACCCGTACCGCTTCTCCGGCGGCGTCTTCCGCTGCCCGACCTGCCGGTTCGAGGTCGTCCTTGACCGCCACGGCGTGCACGGGCTGCAGCGCAACCTGCTGGTCGAAAATATTATCGACATCTACAAGCAGCAGCAAGAagtgagcggcggcggcggcaacaCCGAAAACCTGAAGCCGAAAGAATCCAAAGAGCCGTTGTGCCAAGAACACGAGGACGAGAAAATCAACATCTACTGCGTGACCTGCCAGGTGCCGACCTGCTCCATGTGCAAGGTGTTCGGCCAGCACAAGGACTGCGAGGTCGCGCCCCTGGCGAGCATCTACCAGGCCCAGAAGGGCGACCTGAGCAACGCCATCGATACCTTGGTGTCCAGCAACGGGCGCCTGCAGGCGCTGCTCAACCAGATGGACGACGCCTGCCGCACCGTGCAGGAGAACTCCCAGCGCGCTAAACAAGGGCTGGCCGAGCGCTTCGACCTGCTGTACGCCATCCTGGAGGACCGCAAGACCCACCTGCTGGATCAGATCGGGAAAGAGCAGGACGAGAAGGTGGCGGCGCTGCGGGCTCTGGCTA GCTACGGCGAGCGGCTGCAGGCGGGCACGGAGCTCACGGACGCGGCGGTGAGGGCGCTGGAGCAGGGCGGCTCTGCCGAGTTCCTGGTGGCCTCCAAGGGCCTGATAGCGCAGACCAAAGACGCAGCCAAATGCTCCATGGGGGAGGACAGGCCCGAGCCCGGGTTCGAGAAGATGGACCACTTCACGTTGTCCACGGAGCACGTCGAAGCGGTCCTCGCAAAAATGGACTTCGGAGCGGGCGACGACGACGAGTTTGAGgacgcggaggaggaggaggaggaggaggaggaggaggaggaggaggaggaggaggaggaggaataa